Proteins from a single region of Punica granatum isolate Tunisia-2019 chromosome 8, ASM765513v2, whole genome shotgun sequence:
- the LOC116188859 gene encoding uncharacterized protein LOC116188859 yields MFIFTRKKGLFLFFDDLRPYAIQFVPCIAIPIMAILLPPMYTHSTYWLWAAAFYLIAKIEEAADTPIYKWTHHVVSGHTLKHLCAAVVPVFLTLMLAKRTIDLERYFLYNAIFVLYIFEFVQFFLALSFSLPLLLYLSNLVAIPRMQAKFAGDMEGFLEPVSREEQEGREL; encoded by the exons ATGTTTATCTTTACAAGGAAAAAAGGACTTTTTCT GTTTTTTGATGATCTTCGCCCATATGCTATCCAGTTCGTTCCTTGCATTGCTATACCAATTATGGCGATTTTGCTACCTCCAATGTACACGCACTCAACATACTGGCTTTGGGCAGCAG CATTTTATCTTATAGCCAAAATTGAAGAAGCTGCAGATACACCAATCTACAAATGGACTCACCACGTTGTCAGTGGACACACGCTTAAGCATCTCTGTGCTGCTGTGGTCCCTGTTTTCTTGACTCTCATGCTTGCAAAGAGAACTATTGACCTAGAGAGGTACTTTCTATACAatgccatttttgttttatacaTATTTGAATTTGTCCAATTCTTCCtcgctctctctttctcccttcCTCTCTTGCTCTATCTCTCAAATTTGGTTGCAATTCCACGAATGCAGGCAAAGTTTGCTGGTGACATGGAAGGTTTCCTGGAACCAGTATCgagagaagaacaagaagggagagaattgtga
- the LOC116187436 gene encoding uncharacterized protein LOC116187436, whose product MHRPPPVPVLLLLLSLALAGRVSSHEESGEWSCDSSASEIRVEAPFLPGIITLDGRADDWSDVDGSEFSLLPALDPDDDKEYGGGKMTVKALHDGKDVFFLLQVDGDYAYSKGENTRCPSAALMFQIGESATYHNMGGCKEGRDSCTNKTCKGHEVDIMHFSIGNAIPGRLYGGNPIDNGKGNGGDRFGHLVDLYAWTPHCRYIDGTGPSGNDTSAQNNWKGAWWHSSLSVQSGFVEEDSPYASNGQKGAYYFEFSRPLRTMDRLQQDAQFTVGGTAKMSAAFWYPVNGNPWHGSGHFSINCDWVSMDISSGTSLLTKTASSGSSWDAASAFSLLFSVISLCLSVFIAYRNFGPKSAQYKPMEISLG is encoded by the exons ATGCATCGGCCCCCGCCCGTCCCAGTGCTCCTCCTCTTGCTGTCTCTGGCCCTGGCCGGCCGGGTCAGCTCCCACGAGGAGTCCGGCGAGTGGAGCTGCGACTCCTCCGCGTCGGAGATCCGTGTGGAGGCCCCGTTCCTTCCCGGAATCATCACCCTCGATGGTCGCGCCGACGATTGGAGCGATGTTGATGGCTCCGAGTTCTCCCTCCTCCCAGCCCTCGACCCCGATGATGACAAGGAGTACGGCGGCGGGAAGATGACCGTTAAG GCTTTGCATGATGGGAAGGATGTCTTCTTCTTATTACAAGTCGATGGGGACTATGCTTACTCCAAAGG TGAAAATACCAGATGCCCATCAGCCGCTCTCATGTTCCAGATTGGTGAGAGTGCGACATATCATAAT ATGGGAGGGTGTAAAGAGGGGCGTGATAGTTGCACCAATAAGACTTGCAAAGGTCATGAGGTTGACATCATGCACTTTTCGATCGGAAATGCCATCCCGGGACGACTTTATGGTGGCAATCCAATAGACAATGGAAAGGGGAATGGAGGCGACAG GTTTGGCCATCTGGTGGATCTTTATGCTTGGACGCCGCATTGCAGATACATTGATGGAACTGGTCCTTCAG GAAATGACACCAGTGCGCAAAATAACTGGAAGGGGGCATGGTGGCATAGCAGCCTCTCTGTTCAGTCAG GTTTTGTTGAGGAAGACAGTCCATATGCTTCAAATGGTCAGAAGGGTGCATATTACTTTGAATTCTCACGGCCTTTGAGAACAATGGATCGCCTTCAACAG GATGCACAGTTCACGGTTGGTGGAACAGCCAAAATGTCCGCAGCATTCTGGTACCCTGTTAATGGAAACCCATGGCATGGGTCGGGCCACTTCTCCATCAACTGCGACTGGGTCTCAATGGACATATCCTCAGGCACGTCACTCCTCACAAAGACCGCCTCGTCGGGTAGTTCGTGGGATGCTGCAAGTGCTTTCTCTCTGCTATTCTCGGTGATATCCCTGTGCCTCTCTGTTTTCATAGCCTATCGGAATTTCGGACCCAAGTCCGCTCAATATAAGCCCATGGAGATATCTCTAGGGTAG